In the Mycolicibacterium thermoresistibile genome, one interval contains:
- a CDS encoding methyltransferase family protein — MVLFGALMFGPAGTLGYWQGWALLAVLVAFTVPYTVYLAVKMPDTLRRRLRSGPTAESRPAQRAAILVVQLAALGMLVLGGLDHRLGWSRAPVWVCVVGLVLTAAGLAITMGSVLQNAWAAATVTTESDQQVVSTGLYGVVRHPLYAGSVVLFLGMPLALGSYWALALVVVAVAGLVVRILDEEALLRTELAGYPDYTRAVPYRLVPYVW, encoded by the coding sequence ATGGTGCTGTTCGGGGCACTGATGTTCGGACCGGCCGGCACTCTGGGCTACTGGCAGGGGTGGGCGCTGCTGGCGGTGCTGGTGGCCTTCACCGTGCCGTACACCGTGTACCTGGCGGTGAAGATGCCCGACACCCTTCGGCGTCGGCTGCGTTCCGGGCCGACCGCGGAGTCCCGCCCGGCGCAGCGGGCCGCCATCCTGGTGGTGCAACTGGCCGCGCTGGGGATGTTGGTCCTGGGCGGATTGGACCACCGCCTCGGGTGGAGTCGGGCGCCGGTGTGGGTGTGCGTGGTGGGTCTGGTGCTCACCGCCGCGGGGCTGGCGATCACCATGGGTTCGGTGCTGCAGAACGCTTGGGCCGCAGCAACCGTCACCACCGAGAGCGATCAGCAGGTGGTGTCCACCGGCTTGTACGGTGTGGTCCGCCACCCGCTGTACGCCGGTTCGGTGGTGCTGTTCCTCGGCATGCCGTTGGCCCTCGGCTCGTACTGGGCGCTGGCGCTGGTCGTGGTGGCCGTCGCCGGACTGGTGGTACGCATCCTCGACGAGGAGGCGCTGCTGCGCACCGAACTGGCCGGCTATCCGGACTACACCCGCGCCGTGCCCTACCGGCTGGTGCCGTACGTGTGGTGA
- the glgC gene encoding glucose-1-phosphate adenylyltransferase, with the protein MREAPHVLGIVLAGGEGKRLYPLTADRAKPAVPFGGAYRLIDFVLSNLVNARFLRICVLTQYKSHSLDRHISQNWRLSGLAGEYITPVPAQQRLGPRWYTGSADAIYQSMNLIYDEDPDYIVVFGADHVYRMDPEQMLRFHIESGAGATVAGIRVPRKEATAFGVIDADESGRIRAFVEKPAEPPAVPDNPDEAFASMGNYIFTTKVLIDAIKADAEDDHSDHDMGGDIIPRLVEDGMAAVYDFNDNEVPGATERDHGYWRDVGTLDAFYDAHMDLVSVHPVFNLYNRRWPIRGATENLAPAKFVNGGSAQESVVGAGSIISAASVRNSVLSSNVVIDDGAIVEGSVLMPGVRVGRGAVVRRSILDKNVVVGPGEMVGVDLEKDRERFAISAGGVVTVGKGVWI; encoded by the coding sequence ATGAGGGAAGCGCCACACGTGCTGGGCATTGTCCTGGCCGGCGGGGAGGGGAAGCGGCTCTACCCATTGACGGCGGACCGGGCAAAGCCGGCGGTTCCATTCGGGGGCGCCTACCGGCTCATCGACTTCGTGCTGTCGAATCTGGTCAACGCCCGGTTTCTGCGGATCTGTGTGCTGACCCAATACAAATCGCATTCGCTGGACCGGCACATCTCGCAGAACTGGCGGCTCAGCGGCCTGGCCGGTGAGTACATCACCCCGGTTCCCGCGCAGCAGCGGCTCGGGCCGCGCTGGTACACCGGGTCGGCCGACGCGATCTACCAGTCGATGAACCTCATCTACGACGAGGACCCGGACTACATCGTGGTGTTCGGCGCCGACCACGTGTACCGGATGGACCCCGAACAGATGCTGCGGTTCCACATCGAGAGCGGGGCGGGGGCGACGGTGGCCGGAATCCGGGTGCCGCGTAAGGAGGCCACCGCGTTCGGCGTCATCGACGCCGACGAGTCGGGCCGTATCCGTGCTTTCGTGGAAAAACCAGCGGAGCCGCCCGCAGTGCCCGACAACCCCGATGAGGCGTTCGCGTCGATGGGCAACTACATCTTCACCACCAAGGTGCTCATCGACGCGATCAAGGCCGACGCCGAGGACGACCATTCCGACCACGACATGGGCGGGGACATCATCCCCCGGCTGGTCGAGGACGGGATGGCCGCGGTCTACGACTTCAACGACAACGAGGTCCCCGGCGCCACCGAACGGGATCACGGCTACTGGCGCGACGTCGGCACCCTCGACGCGTTCTACGACGCCCACATGGACCTGGTGTCGGTGCATCCGGTGTTCAACCTGTACAACCGGCGCTGGCCGATCCGGGGCGCCACCGAGAACCTGGCCCCGGCCAAATTCGTCAACGGCGGTTCCGCCCAGGAATCGGTGGTGGGTGCGGGCAGCATCATCTCGGCGGCCTCGGTGCGCAACTCGGTGCTGTCGTCGAATGTGGTGATCGACGACGGCGCGATCGTCGAGGGCAGTGTGCTGATGCCCGGGGTGCGGGTAGGACGCGGTGCGGTGGTGCGCCGCTCGATCCTGGACAAGAACGTCGTGGTCGGTCCGGGCGAGATGGTCGGCGTCGACCTCGAGAAGGACCGGGAGCGGTTCGCGATCAGCGCCGGCGGTGTGGTGACCGTCGGTAAGGGGGTGTGGATCTGA
- the glgA gene encoding glycogen synthase — protein sequence MRVAMMTREYPPEVYGGAGVHVTELVAQLRHLCAVDVLCMGAPRVDAFAARPDPTLKGANAALSTLSADLHLVNAAGAATVVHSHTWYTGLAGHLAALLYGIPHVLTAHSLEPMRPWKAEQLGGGYRISSWVERTAVEAADAVIAVSSGMRADVLRTYPAVDPARVHVVRNGIDTDVWYPAPPDPQESVLAELGVDPGRPIVAFVGRITRQKGVAHLLAAAHRFDPGIQLVLCAGAPDTPEIAAEITAAVGELARRRTGVFWVRDMLPIGKIREILSAATVFVCPSVYEPLGIVNLEAMACGTAVVASDVGGIPEVVSDHRTGLLVHYDAGDTEMYERRLAEAVNTLVSEPDRARQYGQAGRDRCIREFSWAHIAEQTLQIYRQVAG from the coding sequence ATGCGGGTGGCGATGATGACCCGGGAGTACCCACCCGAGGTCTACGGCGGCGCCGGCGTGCATGTCACCGAACTCGTTGCGCAGTTGCGTCACCTGTGTGCGGTCGATGTGCTCTGCATGGGCGCGCCACGGGTCGATGCGTTCGCGGCCCGGCCCGATCCCACCCTCAAGGGCGCCAACGCGGCGCTGTCGACGCTGTCGGCCGACCTGCACCTGGTCAACGCCGCCGGTGCGGCCACCGTCGTGCACTCGCACACCTGGTACACCGGCCTGGCCGGACACCTCGCCGCGCTGTTGTACGGCATTCCCCATGTGCTGACCGCGCATTCGCTGGAGCCGATGCGGCCCTGGAAGGCCGAACAGCTCGGCGGCGGCTACCGCATCTCGTCCTGGGTCGAACGTACCGCGGTGGAGGCCGCCGACGCGGTGATCGCGGTGAGTTCGGGGATGCGCGCCGACGTGCTGCGCACCTATCCGGCCGTCGACCCCGCGCGGGTACACGTGGTGCGCAACGGGATCGACACCGACGTCTGGTATCCCGCCCCGCCGGATCCGCAGGAGTCGGTGCTGGCCGAACTCGGCGTCGACCCCGGCCGCCCTATCGTGGCGTTCGTCGGTCGGATCACCCGCCAGAAGGGGGTGGCCCACCTGCTCGCCGCGGCGCACCGCTTCGATCCCGGAATCCAGTTGGTGCTGTGCGCCGGCGCTCCCGACACCCCCGAGATCGCGGCCGAGATCACCGCGGCGGTCGGCGAACTGGCCCGTCGCCGCACCGGCGTGTTCTGGGTGCGCGACATGCTGCCGATCGGGAAGATCCGCGAGATCCTTTCCGCGGCAACGGTCTTCGTGTGCCCCTCGGTGTACGAACCGCTGGGGATCGTCAACCTCGAGGCGATGGCGTGCGGCACCGCGGTGGTGGCCTCCGATGTGGGGGGTATCCCGGAGGTGGTGTCCGATCACCGGACCGGCCTGCTGGTGCACTACGACGCCGGCGACACCGAGATGTATGAGAGACGGCTCGCCGAGGCGGTGAACACCCTCGTGTCAGAGCCGGACCGGGCCCGACAGTACGGTCAGGCCGGCCGGGACCGGTGCATCCGCGAATTCTCCTGGGCGCACATCGCCGAGCAGACCCTGCAGATCTATCGACAGGTCGCCGGGTGA
- a CDS encoding DUF3117 domain-containing protein, with translation MAAMKPRTGDGPLEATKEGRGIVMRVPLEGGGRLVVELTPEEAAALADELKAVTS, from the coding sequence ATGGCGGCGATGAAGCCGCGGACCGGTGACGGTCCGCTGGAGGCGACCAAGGAAGGGCGCGGCATCGTGATGCGGGTACCGCTAGAAGGTGGTGGTCGTCTCGTCGTCGAACTCACGCCCGAGGAGGCAGCGGCTCTCGCCGACGAGCTGAAGGCCGTCACCAGCTAG
- a CDS encoding DNA-3-methyladenine glycosylase I gives MTGPADGSSFDDGRTRCGWIDPARLSPADFLLYRDYHDTEWGQPVRDSAALFERISLEAFQSGLSWLVILRKRDNFRRAFDGFDIERVAGYTDRDVERLLADAGIVRNRAKIEATIANARVAADLDVELSDLLWSFAPADAARRPRPADMSQIPATSPESVAMARELKRRGFRFIGPTTAYALMQATGMVDDHTAGCWVPRASRVTS, from the coding sequence GTGACCGGCCCCGCGGACGGGTCCTCGTTCGACGACGGCCGGACCCGCTGCGGCTGGATCGACCCGGCGCGGCTGTCGCCGGCCGACTTCCTGCTCTACCGCGACTACCACGACACCGAGTGGGGACAGCCGGTGCGGGACTCGGCGGCGCTGTTCGAACGGATCAGTCTGGAGGCCTTCCAGAGCGGCCTGTCCTGGCTGGTCATCCTGCGGAAACGGGACAACTTCCGGCGCGCGTTCGACGGGTTCGACATCGAGCGTGTCGCCGGCTACACCGACCGCGACGTCGAGCGGCTGCTGGCCGACGCGGGCATCGTGCGCAACCGGGCCAAGATCGAGGCGACCATCGCCAACGCCCGCGTCGCCGCCGACCTGGACGTCGAGCTGAGCGACCTGTTGTGGTCGTTCGCGCCGGCCGACGCCGCGCGGCGGCCCCGGCCCGCCGATATGTCCCAGATCCCGGCGACCAGCCCGGAGTCGGTCGCGATGGCCAGGGAACTCAAGCGCCGGGGCTTCCGGTTCATCGGCCCGACCACGGCGTATGCGCTGATGCAGGCCACCGGGATGGTCGACGACCACACCGCGGGCTGCTGGGTTCCCCGGGCGTCCCGGGTGACGTCATGA
- a CDS encoding glucosyl-3-phosphoglycerate synthase has translation MTLLPDVAAANVDAGHRWLADHSWERPSWTVEELEAAKAGRTISVVLPALNEEETVGSVVGSIAPLLGGLVDELIVLDSGSTDETEIRAVAAGARVISRETALPEIAPQPGKGEVLWRSLAAVTGDIIVYVDSDLIDPDPMFVPKLVGPLLVTEGVHLVKGFYRRPLKISGSEDGHGGGRVTELVARPLLAALRPELACVLQPLGGEYAGTRELLMSVPFAPGYGVEIGLLLDTYDRLGLDAIAQVNLGVRAHRNRPLTDLAAMSRQVIATLLNRCGIPDSGAALTQFFADGDGFTPRTFPVSLVDRPPMATLRPR, from the coding sequence ATGACTCTGCTTCCTGATGTGGCCGCCGCCAACGTCGACGCGGGCCATCGCTGGTTGGCCGATCACAGCTGGGAACGCCCGTCCTGGACGGTCGAGGAGTTGGAGGCGGCGAAGGCCGGCCGCACCATCTCGGTGGTGCTGCCCGCGCTCAACGAGGAAGAGACGGTCGGCAGCGTGGTCGGCAGCATCGCTCCGCTGCTCGGCGGGCTGGTCGACGAGCTGATCGTGTTGGATTCCGGATCCACTGACGAGACCGAGATCCGCGCGGTCGCGGCCGGTGCGCGGGTGATCAGCCGGGAGACCGCGCTGCCCGAGATCGCACCCCAACCCGGCAAAGGGGAGGTGCTGTGGCGGTCGCTGGCCGCGGTGACCGGCGACATCATCGTGTACGTCGACTCCGACCTGATCGACCCCGATCCGATGTTCGTGCCCAAACTGGTGGGCCCGCTGCTGGTCACCGAGGGCGTGCACCTGGTCAAGGGGTTCTACCGGCGACCGTTGAAGATCAGCGGCAGCGAGGACGGCCACGGCGGCGGCCGGGTCACCGAACTCGTCGCCCGCCCGCTGCTGGCCGCGCTGCGCCCGGAACTGGCGTGCGTGCTGCAACCGTTGGGCGGTGAGTACGCCGGCACCCGCGAACTGCTGATGTCGGTGCCGTTCGCTCCCGGATACGGCGTGGAGATCGGCCTGCTGCTCGACACCTACGACCGGCTCGGACTGGACGCGATCGCCCAGGTCAACCTCGGGGTGCGGGCGCACCGCAACCGGCCGCTGACCGATCTCGCCGCGATGAGCCGACAGGTGATCGCGACGCTGCTGAACCGGTGCGGCATCCCGGACTCCGGCGCGGCGTTGACCCAGTTCTTCGCCGACGGGGACGGCTTCACCCCGCGGACCTTCCCGGTGTCGCTCGTCGACCGGCCCCCGATGGCCACCCTGCGCCCCCGCTGA
- the folP gene encoding dihydropteroate synthase — MQSTFCGRPVAGDRALIMAIVNRTPDSFYDRGATFSDEAAKAAVHRVIEEGADVIDVGGVKAGPGSVVDAEEEIARVVPFIEWLRDTYPDQLISVDTWRASVAKQACAAGADLINDTWAGHDPELPAVAAEFNAGLVCSHTGGAAPRTRPFRVNYGITERAVVDDVIAEVTAAAERAVAAGVPRDAILIDPTHDFGKNTHHGLTLLRHVEDLVNTGWPVLMALSNKDFVGETLGVVLTDRLEGTLAATALAAAAGAAMFRVHEVAPTRRVLEMVASIQGVRPPTRTVRGLA, encoded by the coding sequence GTGCAGTCGACGTTCTGTGGCCGCCCGGTGGCCGGTGATCGCGCGTTGATCATGGCGATCGTGAACCGCACCCCGGACTCGTTCTACGACCGGGGCGCCACGTTCTCCGACGAGGCCGCCAAGGCGGCGGTGCACCGGGTCATCGAGGAGGGCGCCGACGTCATCGACGTCGGCGGGGTCAAGGCCGGGCCGGGCAGCGTGGTGGACGCCGAGGAGGAGATCGCCCGGGTGGTGCCGTTCATCGAATGGCTGCGCGACACCTATCCGGACCAGTTGATCAGCGTCGACACCTGGCGGGCGTCGGTGGCCAAACAGGCCTGCGCGGCCGGAGCCGATCTGATCAACGACACCTGGGCGGGGCACGATCCGGAGCTGCCCGCGGTGGCCGCGGAGTTCAATGCCGGGCTGGTGTGCTCGCACACCGGCGGCGCCGCGCCGCGCACCCGGCCGTTCCGGGTGAACTACGGCATCACCGAACGCGCGGTCGTCGACGATGTGATCGCGGAGGTGACCGCGGCCGCCGAACGCGCCGTCGCCGCCGGGGTCCCGCGGGATGCGATCCTCATCGATCCGACCCACGATTTCGGCAAGAACACTCATCACGGCCTTACTTTGTTGCGGCATGTGGAAGACCTTGTAAACACTGGATGGCCGGTCCTGATGGCGCTGAGCAACAAGGATTTCGTGGGGGAGACTCTCGGTGTGGTTTTGACCGATCGGTTGGAGGGCACCCTGGCCGCGACCGCCCTGGCCGCCGCGGCGGGCGCCGCGATGTTCCGGGTTCACGAAGTGGCACCCACCCGACGCGTCCTGGAGATGGTGGCGTCGATTCAAGGGGTTCGACCGCCGACCCGCACAGTGAGGGGACTGGCATGA
- a CDS encoding metal ABC transporter permease, which yields MTLLREILIDPLAYEFMVRALATALITSVVCALLSCWLVLIGWSLMGDAVSHAVLPGVVLAYIVGAPFAVGAVVFGFLAVALIGLVRDTSRVKEDAAIGIVFTTLFAAGLVLVSVTPSQVDLNHIVFGNLLGVSRNDLLQVAILGAVVVAAVLAKRRDFTLYAFDSIHAHTIGLNPRLLGAALLALLALTAVAALQAVGVVLVVAMLIIPGATAYLLTDSFGRMLVIAPLMSVAAAITGLYVSYHLDTASGGMIVVAQGLLFGLVYLFAPRQGVLTRAASARLRSRG from the coding sequence ATGACGTTGCTGCGCGAGATCCTCATCGACCCGCTCGCATACGAGTTCATGGTGCGGGCACTGGCCACCGCGCTGATCACCTCGGTGGTGTGTGCGCTGCTGAGTTGCTGGCTGGTGCTGATCGGGTGGTCGCTGATGGGCGACGCGGTGTCGCACGCGGTGCTGCCCGGGGTGGTGCTGGCCTACATCGTGGGCGCCCCGTTCGCGGTGGGCGCGGTGGTGTTCGGCTTCCTGGCCGTCGCCCTCATCGGGCTGGTGCGCGATACCAGCCGGGTCAAGGAGGACGCCGCGATCGGCATCGTGTTCACCACGCTGTTCGCCGCCGGCCTGGTGCTGGTGTCGGTGACGCCGAGCCAGGTGGACCTGAACCACATCGTGTTCGGAAATCTGTTGGGCGTCAGCCGAAACGACCTGCTGCAGGTGGCGATCCTGGGGGCCGTGGTGGTGGCGGCGGTGCTGGCCAAGAGGCGTGATTTCACCTTGTACGCCTTCGATTCCATCCACGCGCACACCATCGGGTTGAACCCGCGGCTGCTGGGTGCGGCGCTGCTGGCGCTGCTGGCGCTGACCGCGGTGGCGGCCCTGCAGGCGGTGGGGGTGGTGCTCGTGGTCGCCATGCTGATCATCCCGGGCGCCACCGCGTATCTGCTGACCGACAGTTTCGGGCGCATGCTGGTCATCGCGCCGCTGATGTCGGTGGCCGCCGCGATCACCGGGCTGTACGTCAGCTATCACCTCGACACCGCGTCCGGCGGGATGATCGTGGTCGCCCAGGGTTTGCTGTTCGGGCTGGTCTACCTGTTCGCCCCGCGGCAGGGAGTGCTCACCCGCGCGGCGTCGGCCCGGCTGCGGTCGCGCGGCTGA
- a CDS encoding metal ABC transporter ATP-binding protein produces MTFAIEVADVTVRYGEVVALRDISARVRRGTVCGLIGMNGSGKSTLFKTIVGLVRPDTGRVLLDGDPPAVARKRGAISYVPQSEQIDWSFPLSIHDVVMTGRYGHQGFTRRPRAADRAAVAAALDRVGLTDLARRQIGQASGGQRKRAFVARAIAQEADILLLDEPFAGVDTRTETALIALLRQLAADGKTVLVSTHDLRSLPTLADEVILLMRRVLAQGDPETVLAPDNLARAFGQDVLSRR; encoded by the coding sequence ATGACCTTCGCGATCGAGGTGGCCGACGTCACCGTGCGCTACGGCGAAGTCGTTGCGCTGCGCGATATTTCGGCGCGGGTGCGACGCGGTACGGTGTGCGGGCTGATCGGGATGAACGGTTCGGGGAAGTCCACGCTGTTCAAGACGATCGTGGGACTCGTCCGGCCGGACACCGGCCGGGTGCTGCTGGACGGCGATCCGCCGGCGGTGGCGCGCAAACGCGGCGCGATCAGCTACGTGCCGCAGAGCGAGCAGATCGACTGGAGCTTCCCGCTGTCGATCCATGACGTGGTGATGACCGGACGGTACGGCCATCAGGGGTTCACCCGGCGCCCGCGTGCCGCCGACCGCGCCGCCGTCGCCGCCGCCCTCGACCGGGTGGGGTTGACCGACTTGGCCAGACGCCAGATCGGCCAGGCCTCCGGCGGTCAGCGCAAACGCGCGTTCGTCGCCCGCGCCATCGCCCAGGAGGCGGACATCCTGCTGCTCGACGAACCATTCGCCGGGGTCGACACCCGCACCGAGACGGCGTTGATCGCCCTGCTTCGGCAACTGGCCGCCGACGGGAAGACGGTGCTGGTGTCCACCCACGACCTTCGTTCGCTGCCCACACTGGCCGATGAGGTGATCCTGTTGATGCGGAGGGTTCTGGCTCAGGGCGATCCGGAAACCGTGCTGGCGCCGGACAATCTGGCCCGCGCGTTCGGGCAGGACGTGTTGAGCCGGCGATGA
- a CDS encoding metal ABC transporter substrate-binding protein: MEIRRCLGTVLAVWALVFGLLGCGPHRGAGDDTPMVLTTFTVLADIARNVAGEHLQVESITKVGAEIHGYEPTPGDIRKAARADLILDNGLNLEAWFEQFISEVNVERVRVSDGIEPIGIAGTDQPNPHAWMSPLNVITYVDNMADAFSALDPANAEHYRANAEAYQQELRAVHEDLVNRLSGLPPGQRALVSCEGAFSYLARDAGLTEKYIWPVNAEQQATPRQIASVIEFVNANAVPAVFCESTVSDAPMQRVVEATGAVFGGVLYVDSLSEPDGPVPTYLDLIRHDADVIAAGLAGRRS; the protein is encoded by the coding sequence ATGGAAATCCGCCGGTGTCTCGGGACCGTGCTCGCCGTGTGGGCTCTGGTGTTCGGGCTCCTCGGGTGCGGTCCGCACCGCGGTGCGGGCGACGACACCCCGATGGTGTTGACCACCTTCACCGTGCTGGCCGACATCGCCCGCAACGTCGCCGGCGAACACCTGCAGGTGGAATCCATCACGAAGGTGGGCGCGGAGATCCACGGCTACGAACCGACCCCGGGCGATATCCGCAAAGCCGCCCGGGCCGACCTGATCCTCGACAACGGGCTGAACCTGGAGGCCTGGTTCGAACAGTTCATCAGCGAGGTGAACGTCGAACGGGTGCGGGTCAGCGACGGCATCGAGCCGATCGGCATCGCCGGAACCGATCAACCCAATCCGCACGCCTGGATGTCGCCGCTGAACGTCATCACCTATGTCGACAACATGGCCGACGCGTTCAGCGCGCTCGATCCCGCCAACGCCGAGCACTACCGTGCTAACGCCGAGGCGTACCAGCAGGAGTTGCGCGCCGTCCACGAGGATCTGGTGAACCGGCTCAGCGGCCTGCCGCCCGGTCAGCGCGCCCTGGTGAGCTGTGAAGGGGCGTTCTCCTATCTGGCCCGCGACGCCGGGCTGACCGAGAAGTACATCTGGCCGGTCAACGCCGAACAGCAGGCCACCCCGCGTCAGATCGCCTCGGTCATCGAGTTCGTCAACGCCAACGCGGTACCGGCGGTGTTCTGTGAATCCACCGTCTCCGACGCGCCGATGCAGCGGGTGGTGGAGGCCACCGGCGCGGTGTTCGGCGGCGTGCTCTACGTCGACTCGCTGTCGGAGCCCGACGGGCCGGTGCCCACCTATCTGGACCTGATCCGCCATGACGCCGACGTCATCGCCGCCGGATTGGCCGGGCGCCGGTCATGA
- the fadD6 gene encoding long-chain-acyl-CoA synthetase FadD6: MSNERHNRSATRERVGLLDIAGRLPRMALDVPVMLRGVIAGFGARPSAKTSIGKVFQERAARYADKVFLKFEDQQLTYRQANETVNRYAAALAARGVGQGDVVGVMLKNEPRTVLLMLATVKLGAIAGMLNHHQKGDVLAHSIGLLDAKIVVSAPDLVKQVEESDADVADLLSADDLDRLSVDAPTTNPAITSSILAREKAFYIFTSGTTGLPKASVMTHYRWLRALAGFGALGMRLRSSDTLYCCLPLYHNNALTVAVSSVLSAGATLALGKSFSASRFWDEVIRHDATAFVYIGEICGYLLNQPPKPTDRAHRVRVICGNGLRPAIWDDFVERFGIERVCEFYSASEGNTAFVNAFNIDKTTGICPSPVAFVEFDQETGEPLRGADGRVRKVKRGEPGLLLSKVSSFQPFDGYTDPQATEKKLVRNAFRDGDVWFNTGDLMRYQGFGHAAFVDRLGDTFRWKGENVATTEVEAAVSADPTVDEATVYGVEVEGTGGRAGMVALKLNEGCEFDGKSFAETLYKRLPVYAVPLFVRVVDEIEQTTTFKSRKVDLRNEGQGPHIEDPLYVLAGREEGYVPFYEEYAAEVRDGKRPVN, from the coding sequence ATGAGCAACGAGCGACACAACCGATCGGCCACCCGGGAGCGGGTGGGACTGCTCGACATCGCCGGCCGGTTGCCCCGCATGGCGTTGGACGTGCCGGTGATGTTGCGGGGCGTCATCGCCGGCTTCGGCGCACGCCCGTCGGCCAAGACCTCGATCGGCAAGGTGTTCCAGGAGCGGGCGGCTCGCTACGCCGACAAGGTGTTCCTCAAATTCGAGGATCAGCAGCTGACCTACCGGCAGGCCAACGAGACCGTCAACCGCTATGCGGCCGCGCTGGCCGCACGCGGTGTCGGCCAGGGCGATGTGGTCGGGGTGATGCTCAAGAACGAGCCGCGCACCGTCCTGCTGATGCTCGCGACGGTCAAACTCGGCGCCATCGCCGGCATGCTCAACCACCATCAGAAGGGCGACGTGCTGGCGCACAGCATCGGGCTGCTCGACGCCAAGATCGTGGTGTCGGCCCCCGACCTGGTGAAGCAGGTCGAGGAGTCCGATGCCGACGTCGCCGATCTGCTGTCCGCCGACGACCTCGATCGGCTGTCGGTCGACGCGCCGACCACCAACCCGGCCATCACGTCCTCGATCCTGGCCCGGGAGAAGGCGTTCTACATCTTCACCTCCGGAACCACCGGGCTGCCGAAAGCCAGTGTGATGACCCACTATCGCTGGCTGCGGGCGCTGGCCGGCTTCGGCGCGCTCGGTATGCGGCTGCGCAGCAGCGACACCCTGTACTGCTGTCTGCCGCTGTACCACAACAACGCGTTGACGGTCGCGGTGTCGTCGGTGCTGTCGGCGGGCGCGACTCTGGCGCTGGGGAAGTCGTTCTCGGCGTCGCGGTTCTGGGATGAGGTGATCCGGCATGACGCCACCGCGTTCGTCTACATCGGCGAGATCTGCGGATACCTGCTCAACCAGCCGCCCAAGCCCACCGACCGCGCCCACCGGGTGCGGGTGATCTGCGGAAACGGTCTGCGGCCGGCCATCTGGGACGACTTCGTCGAGCGGTTCGGCATCGAGCGGGTGTGTGAGTTCTACAGCGCCAGTGAGGGAAACACCGCCTTCGTCAACGCCTTCAACATCGACAAGACCACCGGCATCTGCCCCAGCCCGGTGGCGTTCGTCGAATTCGATCAGGAGACCGGCGAGCCGCTGCGCGGCGCCGACGGCCGGGTGCGCAAGGTGAAGCGCGGCGAGCCCGGCCTGCTGCTGTCGAAGGTGAGCAGCTTCCAGCCGTTCGACGGCTACACCGATCCACAGGCCACCGAGAAGAAGTTGGTGCGCAACGCTTTCCGTGACGGCGATGTGTGGTTCAACACCGGTGACCTGATGAGGTACCAGGGGTTCGGGCACGCCGCGTTCGTCGACCGGCTCGGCGACACCTTCCGGTGGAAGGGTGAGAACGTCGCGACCACCGAGGTCGAGGCGGCGGTCTCGGCCGACCCCACCGTCGACGAGGCGACCGTGTACGGCGTCGAGGTGGAGGGCACCGGCGGGCGGGCCGGAATGGTGGCCCTCAAACTGAACGAGGGCTGTGAGTTCGACGGCAAGTCGTTCGCCGAGACGTTGTACAAGCGCTTGCCGGTGTATGCGGTGCCGCTGTTCGTCCGGGTCGTCGACGAGATCGAGCAGACCACCACCTTCAAGAGCCGCAAGGTCGACCTGCGCAACGAGGGGCAGGGCCCGCACATCGAGGATCCGCTCTACGTGCTCGCCGGCCGCGAGGAGGGCTACGTGCCGTTCTACGAGGAGTACGCCGCGGAGGTCCGCGACGGCAAGCGGCCCGTCAACTAG
- a CDS encoding TIGR00730 family Rossman fold protein → MNLFREWAVCVYCASGPRHPELLDLAHRVGVAIAERGWALVSGGGNVSAMGAVAQGARSRGGYTIGVIPKALVHRELADVDADELIVTDTMRERKQVMEGRADAFIALPGGIGTLEEFFEAWTAGYLGMHEKPVVMLDPDGHYAGLLAWLYGLVDTGYVDPAAMERLIVVTDIEDALAACAPSADTL, encoded by the coding sequence GTGAATCTGTTCCGTGAATGGGCGGTGTGCGTCTACTGCGCCTCCGGCCCCAGACATCCGGAGCTGCTGGACCTCGCCCACCGGGTCGGCGTCGCGATCGCCGAACGGGGCTGGGCGTTGGTGTCCGGTGGCGGCAACGTGTCGGCGATGGGCGCGGTGGCCCAGGGTGCCCGCTCCCGCGGCGGGTACACCATCGGGGTGATCCCCAAGGCGCTGGTGCACCGCGAACTCGCCGACGTCGACGCCGACGAACTCATCGTCACCGACACCATGCGGGAACGCAAACAGGTGATGGAGGGCCGCGCGGATGCGTTCATCGCGCTGCCCGGCGGCATCGGCACCCTCGAGGAGTTCTTCGAAGCCTGGACCGCGGGCTATCTGGGTATGCATGAGAAACCGGTGGTGATGCTCGATCCGGACGGCCACTACGCCGGTTTGCTGGCCTGGCTGTACGGGCTGGTGGACACCGGCTATGTGGACCCGGCGGCGATGGAACGGCTCATCGTCGTCACCGACATCGAGGACGCGTTGGCGGCCTGCGCTCCGTCCGCGGACACGCTCTAG